A section of the Leishmania braziliensis MHOM/BR/75/M2904 complete genome, chromosome 13 genome encodes:
- a CDS encoding putative DNA-directed RNA polymerase ii 8.2 Kd polypeptide, translated as MIIPVRCFTCGNVIADKYLLYLDLVSQGVSEEDAMNAFHLERFCCRRMMLTHVDMTDLLLKFNPADTNVLGTAAVETAAGEDGDAVGMS; from the coding sequence aTGATCATTCCCGTGCGCTGCTTCACGTGCGGCAACGTCATCGCCGACAAGTATCTTCTCTACCTTGACCTTGTCAGCCAAGGCGTCTccgaggaggacgcgatgaacGCCTTCCACCTCGagcgcttctgctgccgccgcatgATGCTCACCCACGTAGATATGACAGACCTTCTCCTCAAGTTCAACCCAGCCGACACGAATGTCCTAGGAACTGCAGCGGTAGAGACGGCGGCCGgggaggacggcgacgcggTGGGCATGTCGTAG